The DNA sequence GACATTCGGGTGGATGGTAAGCCGATCGGCGACAAACAGCAGGTCAAACCTGTCTACTTGGCCTTCAACAAGCCTCCAGGCATTGTCTGTACGACCGACACCCGCGTCGAAAAGGACAATATCATCGACTACATCAACTACCCCAGCCGGATATTTCCGATCGGTCGTCTGGACAAATTCAGTGAGGGATTGATCTTTCTGACCAATGACGGCGATATCGTCAACAAGATTCTCCGCGCTCGAAACAATCACGAGAAGGAGTACATCGTCACCGTCAATCAACCCATTACCAAGGAATTCATCCGCAAAATGAGCAATGGCTTGCCGATTCTCGGGCAGATGACTCGAAAATGTAAGGTGGAGAAACTCAGCAAATTCACCTTCAAGATTGTCCTCACCCAAGGCTTGAACCGCCAAATCCGCCGGATGTGCGAGTATCTGGATTATCACGTCACGAGATTGAAGCGTGTCCGCATCATGAATGTCGAGTTGGATTTGCCCGTGGGGAAATGGCGAGACCTGACTGAGCAAGAGCTACGCGAGATCAACCGGATGGTCTCCAAATCCTCCAAGACCGTTTAGGCAGTATGCATACGATTGTTGGGCTTGAGCGCCAATAGCGCTAGAAAGTGCTGAGAGAATGAATAGGTTGTATGCTGGCCAATTCCCTTGGAATCCAGCATTCAGCTATGCGCCCAGCCACTTTTGCTCCCTTTCTGCTTTTGTCATGTTCCTTCCTATTCATCCAACCAGCGTTTCCCCAGAAGCGACTGATCCGCACGGCGTTTTACTATGGGGGATATGTGAAATTCGATGCGCTGTATTCATGGTACCGCAATGGAGAAGTGGGGCCCAATAGCGCCTTGAGAGATTTCATTTTTCCTGCCCAGATTCCCGTGGGGTCTGATTTCACCAACGAAACCTTCGATTTCCACGTCAAGGAATCTCGATTCAATTTTGATGTCACGACCGAACTCAATCAGCAGGAGATTCATGGATTTCTGGAAATGGATTTCCTATTGTCTCCCGGCGGGGATGAGAAGGTCAGCAATTCCTTCAATCCGCGATTGCGCCATTTTTACTTCGAATGGAAACAATTGCTCGTCGGGCAGACTTGGTCTTCGTTCATGATCGTGATCGTACCGGATGACCTCGATTTTTCGGGCTCTTTGGAAGGACTGGTCTTCGTCCGGCAGCCCAAGATTCGGTACAACTGGGGAACCTGGATGTTTGGGATCGAAAATCCTGAGACCTTGTATTTGCCTTTCAATGCCCAGGCGCAGGAGGTTTCTGACAAGGAGTTTTTGCCTGATTTTGTCCTTCGGAAGGATTTTTCAGGTGAATGGGGAACGTGGACGATGGCGGGAATTTACCGAACCCTTTCCTTCAAGGATACCACCGCTAAATATCGATCTTCTGCCTTTGGATTCACTACAGGGGGGAAATTGCTATTGGGAAAAAGGGGAGATGACTTTCGGATGACTTTGACGGCAGGAAGTGGATTGGGTCGCTATGTCGCGGGTAATTTCATGCCGGGTGGCGTATTCAAAACCCCAGATGAACTCGTCGGTATTCCCACTTTCAATGGGTATGTCGCCTACAACCATTTCTGGATCAGAAAGACGCTCTCATCGACCTTCAATGCAGGCTACTTCAAATATATCGGGGGCGGGCAGTCCATCGATGGCTTAGTGAACGATCGTTCATATAGCTTATCGGCCAACCTCAAATACGATCCTGTGTCTGCCATGCGCTTTGGATTGGAGTTTTCCTATGCCAATCGGAAACTGATCGATGGCACAAGCGGGGGAATGTTTCGGCTTCAATTTTCTGCCAAATACACGTTTGGCTACACTGACGAGACGACGGTGGAGAAATAGCGTTATAGCGTGATTCTGCCCCGAATTCCTACATAAAAAAGGCTATTGGTGTTGGGTGCAAATGTGGGATGGGTGATGAATTGGATGTGGGGCGTGAACTCGAGGTGTGCGGTTACATTGAGCCGATAAAATAATTCTCCCGTAAACTGGTCCTTGGCATCGGGGATATTGGGATCATTCCAGCTCAAACTAATCCCGAGGATATCATAGTTCAGGAACCTGTACCCATGGCCAATCTGGATATCTGTTTCGTAAAAGGCATTCTCTCCATTTCCATTGGAAACTCCAAATCGCGCAAAGGGAATAAACCGCTCTGCGAAAAACCAATGAGCGCTGAAGGCAATTCCCTGCCCTGCGGCAATGTCGGTCCCAGAAGTGTTGGTGTAGGCATCTGAGTGCCAATACAACAAGGAGATTTTGCGAAAGTATCGCTCCTCAAACGAAGGCACGAAGCCTGCCTCTACGCCTTTCCAGAATTTCCCCTCCTCAAATTGATCCCCGAAATTCAGGAATTCGCCTTTCCTGAATAGATCCCCACGGACATCGGTCACCCCTCCCATGAGATACCATTTCTCAAACGGCCGAATACTGACCACCCCTCCCAATCCTTGATCTGGCCAATTCACCGTGCCGCTGACAGATGCTCCATATCCCACAAAATGTTGCCAAGGAACGATCAATCCATGAAAGTCGAAGTAGTTGGTGACATCTACCTTTCCGATCGCAAAGTGGAACCGATTATTGAAGAGTGCTTGTTGATAATTCAACTCAATGGCCCTGATCGAGTAATCCCTGAATCCCGTGGCGGGTAGACCGTAATATCCCGATTCATTGATCCCATGAAACATTGGAGCAGTACTGGTGGGACCTCTGTAGGAATGTCGGTCGTTGATCTTGATGAATAGTTTGCCGGTGTTTTTACCCCTTTTTCGATTGAGAAAAGTCCAGCCTGCTTGGATATCCAGAATCCCACTGCTGGCGTTGTTGGTGTTGCTATCCGAAATGGTCTGAGTAGACAGAATGAATATGGATGTGTAATTGACCCCAAATTCAATTCCTGTACTACCTGCCCACTTCTCCTTGAGGTCGTACCAAGGCTTGGTCTTGGTGACGGCGATTCTGTTTTTGAATTGAGGCGAATTGTCGGTCTCCAATTGCCCCCCAACGGTTTTGGGACCGCCAAATCCCTCCGTATTTCGGTAGGGATTTAGCGTGTCCTGTTGGGCAATGGCAATCTGTAAACAGCACACCATGATCGCCCACATTGCGCATAAGGTTCGCGACATCAATGTGACTTTGGATAAATGGAATTCCGGTTAGTCTTCTAAGGTGTTTTTGAGGATTTCACCGTCTTTGATCAAGACTTGGATGTTGTCGTTCGGTAGGACATTGTCGATGTCCTCCAGGGGACTTTTCTCCCAGATGAGGATGTCTGCATAGGCACCTACCTCAATGACACCTAATGGCCCTTCCCGGTAGGGATTTCTGGCAGGTCCAGACATGGCGAGCACTTTGCCCGCATTCAGGGTGTTGTGCTGGAGAATTTCCCAAGGCTCCCATCCGAATTCCTTCTCCACGGTGATATTCATCTTTGCATTGGGGGTGTTTTCCGCAAACATGTCCGACCCGCTGACGATGAATACCTGATATTTCTTGGCCCACTCGATCATCTGCTTGGCCCCTTCATATACTTGGGTGGCTTTGCGCACTTGCTCTGGAGAGAACCAGGGGATCTGACTTGCTTCTGCGAATTGGACGGTAGAAACATATCCTTGGAGGGAAAGCACGATATTTTCATCGGCCATGCGTTTCACCGTCTGCTCCGACATCAAGAATCCATGTTCCACGCATTTGACCCCGGCATCGATGGCCCGATTGATTGCGCTATCGTGGTAGGCATGGATGGTGGCATAAGTGCGGTTGTCTTCGGAGATCTTGACGATGGCGCGCATCTCATCATAGGTGTACTCGGTGATTTCCAGTGGATCAAACTCCGATGCGACACCCCCACTTGCCATGATTTTGGCAAATGCAGCTCCATGCCGATAGTTCCAGCGGGCCATTTTGATGACCTCGTCTACACCGTCGGCAGTCGCGAGGTTCATGGTCATGTTGGGTTGGTTGTTTTCATTGGGGAGCTGGTTCCAGACGCCAGCATCTCCATGACCGCCGGTGGAACTGAATGCCGGGCCCGAGGACCAGATTCGGGGACCTCTCATCAGGTCGTTTTGGACCGCTTTGGCCATCCCAAGGGAGTTGCCTGCGATGTCCCGGATAGAAGTGAATCCTTGGTCCAGTAGGAGGTTCATATCCTGATAGGCCCAGGCTCCAATGGCAAATGGTCCATAGTCTCCTTGGCCTGTGTAAAATGCCTTGGGACCGTTGAGCATGATATGGGTGTGCATATCGATCAATCCGGGGGTTACAGTTCCGTTTTTTCCGTTGATGATCGTTGCGCCTTCAGGTGCTTTGAGATTTTTGCCAAATGCCTCGATCAGATTGTTCTTGATCAAGATGTCGGATTTGACGAGATCCTTTCCTTTGGCATCCCAGACTTGGACTTGAGTGATGAGAATGTACGTGTCCTTTTGTTCGTCTTGAGCCAATACAGGAAGGATCAGCAGGAGGGAGAGCAAGTAAAGTAGGGTAGTTTTCAATGATGTAGCCATGAAGGTCATTCAATGCTTGAGCACAGCCATCTGGGCAGTGTTTGTCATGTGGATTTAGGAATATTTTATTGGTGTACAAATCTGTTCTTCGAATAATTCTTTCCAGAATCCCTCCTCGATCTCTCCATGTCATATTTAGAGAAACTCCCTTGAGATTTCATTTGGACCATGGGGGGCCGATTTCCCCGACTCAACCAAAATGGATACTTTCGCAGGCGAAAAACCTTCAGGCCATTTTTTATGAATCTTGACCCATCAGACTTTTCGTCTCAATCCTCGCCAAAGCCTCAACCTGGCCTTTGTCAGAATCTGGTGGCAGTGCTGGAGAATCCCACTTTTATCATCAACATCGGGCATGTGATCCGAAACGTGAATGGTCTTGGGGTAGAATGGCTCTACGTGGTCGATCCGGATCATCGCTTGGAGGATGATCCTATGCAACTCAAAAATCGCAAGTCCCTCCTCAAGCATTCTTCCGCTGCTGTGAAATGGACCCAAATCAGGCGATTTGACACTAGTGAGGATTGCTTCGAATATTTGGAGCGGGAAGGATTCGAGTCGCTGGTCACTTCGCCTCATCAGAAAGGAAAGAACAATACGGTACTCCACGAAGGTACCTACCTCCAACCGAAACTCGCAGTGTGGTTCGGCAATGAATCCAAGGGCATTAGCGATCTAGCCATCGCCCGCAGTAGTGGCTGTATCCAGATCGGGATGTACGGCCAAGTGGAAAGCCTCAACCTTGCCACTACCACGGGGATTGTCCTGCATGAGGTCACTCGCCAGCGTCGAGAGAAACTAGCCTAGGAATCATTTCTCCAGAAATTCCATCACAGATTTTGCAAAGTTTTCCTGCTTGTAGGTCTGGTTGTGATCTCCCGATACGATGCTGACGTGGGCATTGGGTAGATGCTGGGCAAGCTCATAGGGATCACCATTGTCGAGGTCTTCATTCCCGCAAATCACCCTGATCTCTTGGTCGATCTGCTGCAATTCGTCTAGGGTCGTGACAGGCTGAAAATCCTGCAAATGACCCAAGATCTTCAAGTCTGCTCCAATGGATTGAGCATACTCCACAGCTCCCCGAGTCATCTCCGTCAGTTCGGCTCTGCCACTAAATGCATCCGCAAATGCGATTCTGCGGTCCCAATCGGGATTGCTGAAATCTGCTCCCATGCCTCCGATGACAGCCTTTGTGATTCGACGTTCCTGTGTCAGC is a window from the Pontibacter sp. G13 genome containing:
- the rluF gene encoding 23S rRNA pseudouridine(2604) synthase RluF gives rise to the protein MGELTRLNKYLSEVGYCSRRAADKLIEQGRITVNGQKPEMGTKVGAQDDIRVDGKPIGDKQQVKPVYLAFNKPPGIVCTTDTRVEKDNIIDYINYPSRIFPIGRLDKFSEGLIFLTNDGDIVNKILRARNNHEKEYIVTVNQPITKEFIRKMSNGLPILGQMTRKCKVEKLSKFTFKIVLTQGLNRQIRRMCEYLDYHVTRLKRVRIMNVELDLPVGKWRDLTEQELREINRMVSKSSKTV
- a CDS encoding carbohydrate porin, with product MSRTLCAMWAIMVCCLQIAIAQQDTLNPYRNTEGFGGPKTVGGQLETDNSPQFKNRIAVTKTKPWYDLKEKWAGSTGIEFGVNYTSIFILSTQTISDSNTNNASSGILDIQAGWTFLNRKRGKNTGKLFIKINDRHSYRGPTSTAPMFHGINESGYYGLPATGFRDYSIRAIELNYQQALFNNRFHFAIGKVDVTNYFDFHGLIVPWQHFVGYGASVSGTVNWPDQGLGGVVSIRPFEKWYLMGGVTDVRGDLFRKGEFLNFGDQFEEGKFWKGVEAGFVPSFEERYFRKISLLYWHSDAYTNTSGTDIAAGQGIAFSAHWFFAERFIPFARFGVSNGNGENAFYETDIQIGHGYRFLNYDILGISLSWNDPNIPDAKDQFTGELFYRLNVTAHLEFTPHIQFITHPTFAPNTNSLFYVGIRGRITL
- a CDS encoding amidohydrolase family protein, with product MATSLKTTLLYLLSLLLILPVLAQDEQKDTYILITQVQVWDAKGKDLVKSDILIKNNLIEAFGKNLKAPEGATIINGKNGTVTPGLIDMHTHIMLNGPKAFYTGQGDYGPFAIGAWAYQDMNLLLDQGFTSIRDIAGNSLGMAKAVQNDLMRGPRIWSSGPAFSSTGGHGDAGVWNQLPNENNQPNMTMNLATADGVDEVIKMARWNYRHGAAFAKIMASGGVASEFDPLEITEYTYDEMRAIVKISEDNRTYATIHAYHDSAINRAIDAGVKCVEHGFLMSEQTVKRMADENIVLSLQGYVSTVQFAEASQIPWFSPEQVRKATQVYEGAKQMIEWAKKYQVFIVSGSDMFAENTPNAKMNITVEKEFGWEPWEILQHNTLNAGKVLAMSGPARNPYREGPLGVIEVGAYADILIWEKSPLEDIDNVLPNDNIQVLIKDGEILKNTLED
- a CDS encoding TrmH family RNA methyltransferase, encoding MNLDPSDFSSQSSPKPQPGLCQNLVAVLENPTFIINIGHVIRNVNGLGVEWLYVVDPDHRLEDDPMQLKNRKSLLKHSSAAVKWTQIRRFDTSEDCFEYLEREGFESLVTSPHQKGKNNTVLHEGTYLQPKLAVWFGNESKGISDLAIARSSGCIQIGMYGQVESLNLATTTGIVLHEVTRQRREKLA
- a CDS encoding alpha/beta fold hydrolase; its protein translation is MLFSKWYGRWAVLLLLVGCTTHQESSPFQDFASFDQTRISYSDEGHGPPVVLIHGFISNGSMWDKSALKHELLGAGYRVIIPDLRGNGRSDKPQAAEAYQHDAEIKDLKLLADHLDLRAFRAVGYSRGSIVLAKWLTQERRITKAVIGGMGADFSNPDWDRRIAFADAFSGRAELTEMTRGAVEYAQSIGADLKILGHLQDFQPVTTLDELQQIDQEIRVICGNEDLDNGDPYELAQHLPNAHVSIVSGDHNQTYKQENFAKSVMEFLEK